The following is a genomic window from Micromonospora cathayae.
CCCGGCCCGCGCCGGACCGCCGTCCCCGGCCACCGCCGGACCGCCGGCCCCGGCCCGCGCCGGACCGCCGTCCCGCGCCACCGCTGGACCGGACGCGGACCACGCCGGACCGCCGGATCCGGAGCCGGCCACCGCCGGACCGCCAGACCCGGGCAACGCCGGACCACCGGAGCCGGCCACCGCCGGACCGCCCGGGCCGGACCGCAGCCGGTCGTCCGGGTGGGATGCGGCGGTGCCCTGCGGAGCCGTCTCGGCAGGCGGCGGGACGGCGGCGGGCCAGTGCGGGTCGCCGGGACGGTCGGGGGTGCGCTCGTCACCCCACGGCACCAGGCGTACCTGGTCGGCGGGGGACCGGCCGCCACCGAGCACCGCGGTCACCACCGACTCCGGCCCGAGGATGCCCTGCACCCGGCTCAACGCCCGGTGCGCCCGTTCCCGCTCCTCCCCGGTGGCCCCCCAGAGCCCGGGTTGCAGGCCGACCTGGGCGAGCACCCCGTCCGGGACCAGCCGTAGCCGGACGATGCCGGCGGTCGGCCGGCTCGGCCAGGCGCGCCCACCGGGACGGCCGGTGCCACCGGTGAGCCAACCGTCGAGCTGCCAGCGGAGCCGGTCGGCGATGGCGGTGGCGGTGAGCAACCCGTCGTGCCGCCAGACCCGGTGCAGTTCCTGGCCGTGCGCGGTGACCGCCTCGATCCCGAGCCGGGTGCAGGCCAGGCCGTACCCGGTCAGCCGGTCGTGCAGCCGCCCGGCCAGCGTGCGGGCGGCGAACGCGGCGGCGTCGACACGGTCGATCGGCTCGTCGTAGTCGGCGGTGACGGTCAGGTCGGCCGGGGGTCGGCGGACGGCGAGCGGCCGATGGTCCCGTCCGGCGGCCAACCGGTGGGCCAGGGCCGCGTCGAACCCGAAGCGGGCCAGTACGTCCCCGGCGGGGAGCGCGGCGAAGTCGCCCAGCGTACGGATGCCGAGCCGACGTAGCAGGTCGGCCAGGGCGGGCCGGCCGAGCGCCTCGACCGGCAGGTCGGCGAGGAATCCCGGCGTGCCACCCGGGGCCACCACCTGACCGGTGCGGGCGGCGAGCCCGGCGGCGAACACGCCGTCCGCGATGCCGACCTGGCTCTCCACCGCGCACGCCTGGGCGACGTGTTCGATGATCTGCTCGGCTGCCGCCTCCTCGCCGCCCAGGTACCGGGCCGGCCCCCGGGCGGCCATCGCGCAGGCCCCGGGCCGGACCACCTCCACCCCGGCGACGAGCTGCTCGACCGCGGCGACCACCGGCTCGAAGGCCCGGGTGTCCCGGGCGGGGTCGTACTCGACCACGGTCAACCGGGGGCAGCGTCCCTGCGCCTCCCGTTTGCGCAGACCCCGGCGGATCCCGTCGGCCCGGGCTCGTTCCGAGCAGGCGACCACCCGGTTGGCGTGCAGGACGGCGACCGGCCCGGTGGCGGGCACCCCGTCGACGATCTCGGCGGCGATCACCGGCCAGTCCGGGCACCAGAGCAGCAGGGTCCGGGTGGCGCGGGACGGACCGGTCGGCCCCGCACCGGCACCGGCGTCCGCCCCCGGGCCGGGACGCCGGGGGGACGGCCCTGCCGGGGTGGCGGGGGTGTCGGC
Proteins encoded in this region:
- a CDS encoding DNA polymerase Y family protein; this encodes MLLWCPDWPVIAAEIVDGVPATGPVAVLHANRVVACSERARADGIRRGLRKREAQGRCPRLTVVEYDPARDTRAFEPVVAAVEQLVAGVEVVRPGACAMAARGPARYLGGEEAAAEQIIEHVAQACAVESQVGIADGVFAAGLAARTGQVVAPGGTPGFLADLPVEALGRPALADLLRRLGIRTLGDFAALPAGDVLARFGFDAALAHRLAAGRDHRPLAVRRPPADLTVTADYDEPIDRVDAAAFAARTLAGRLHDRLTGYGLACTRLGIEAVTAHGQELHRVWRHDGLLTATAIADRLRWQLDGWLTGGTGRPGGRAWPSRPTAGIVRLRLVPDGVLAQVGLQPGLWGATGEERERAHRALSRVQGILGPESVVTAVLGGGRSPADQVRLVPWGDERTPDRPGDPHWPAAVPPPAETAPQGTAASHPDDRLRSGPGGPAVAGSGGPALPGSGGPAVAGSGSGGPAWSASGPAVARDGGPARAGAGGPAVAGDGGPARAGAGGPAWSGAGPGGPVRTGSGRSTRVGAGGRAGASVVPPWPGRLPPPAPAVVLPEPLAATVHDAAGEPVGVSARLQLTAPPARLTVDTARPVEIVGWAGPWPVDERWWAPAEARRRARFQMRLADGTAVLLAVESGCWLVEAIYD